From the genome of Candidatus Neomarinimicrobiota bacterium:
ATACGACTATCCCGTTGTGCCGTGTGTTGAAATTTCTGATCCTGGAACTGAAGGCTACTTCCGGGGTGGCTACAGCACAATTCGCCACGGATCACGGGATGGTGGTACCATAAGTGCTATACAGATAGAACTATATAAGGAAGGAATCAGAGATACTGCAGAAAACAGAGCGAGATTCAGCGGTATCTGTTCCCGTGCAATTGTTCTGTTCTTCAAAGAATACTACGGACTAGACCTAATTACCTCATAAACAAAACCCTGCTGTAAAGCAGGGTTTATTCTTTCTCTTATTCACGCCGGATTTCTAACCCGAGGAGATGCGCTAAGATTTAAGGCTTTTATAGTTTTACTTGTTGACCTCCGTAGCAGCATATAGACCCGGGTCTGAAGGAGCATTTTCATTGGAAGTCAACTCATCTTGGGCATATGGAACACGCTCAACATGCTGACTTGCCGCTGTATTGTTGAGTGGAAATGGTGGAATCAGATCCGTTTCTCCGGCACCACGGAGACGCCTATGGTCGTTAAAAGGCATAAAGCTGCCGAAACCGGAAATGTAACGCTCTTCAATAATCTCACGAAGTAACGCTTTGTCTTTGGTAACACCGTCACTGTTTTCCATACCGCCACTTTCGAAATCAGCTTCTACATATACATCGTAGGTATAGTTTGCAGAATCGTCAAAATTTGAATTAAGTCTCCCACCACTGGATAACCAGTCACGGTACGCATTCAAATGCGTAAGCCCATCAGAAAACCCTGATGTTCTGGCTGCCGCCTCAGCTTTGATTAACTGATTCTCTGTGTATGTTACCATAGGCTGGGGCTCGAACTGCTCGATTACACCCAAGTTGCCGGAGGCTGATGTTTCATCAATCTGGTAATAAGCAAACCGGGCCGTTTCATTTGTCTTGTCGTTGCCTCTGTAGACATCCGTGCTGTCATTGAGCAACTGCATGAGATAGCTGTTGCCGGTACCTAAATCACCTGTCCGAGATCCGGCCAGAATTGTATTGAACAGATTCTTATCGCCAGCATTAACAGAAGCGTCTCCCCGCGGTATATGCAGCAGATCACCATCCGAAGAAGAAATACCATTGTTGGCTGCAGATAGAGCGCCACTGTAGTCTTTTTGTACCAATGCATAGCGTGCTTTGAGAGTATACGCCGCGGCAATCCAATTATCTTTGTCACCACCGAAATAGATGTCGTAGACCTCACTTATGCTGGTGGCTGAGTTCAGATCAGAAATACCTTCATCCAAAAGGGATGACAGACTGTTCAACACTGAAACCTGTGAATCAAATGCCGGGTCATCAATCTCTCCTCCAATCTCTGAGTAAGGGACGTCACCCATGAGAATTGCCATAGTCCCAACTGCATAGGCTTCCATAATTTTCGAGATTCCCACCAGCAAATTATCATTTGGTGCAGTTTCTCTGATATGGCGGGTATTTGTTATGACGCCTGTGTAAACCAGATTCCATTCATCGTTTGATTCAACGGTGGATAGAGAGTAACCGTAGATATTCGAATACAGAGATGTAAACCCCGTTAACTGTCCGGAATACATCCCGCTGATACGGTTCAAATGGCCGCACTGGACAAGCGTATTGGCCAGCTGTGCCCCATTGAGAAATAATCTCGCATCAATATCTGAAAGCGTGATCTCGTTAGGATTGTCATTAAGATCATCCGGAATCTCACAGGAGGTTATAACCAGTAAGATAGCAACGAGAGAAACTGAAAAAAGATTTTTCATAACTGTTAATTCCTTTTTGGTAATATTCATCTTCTCGCCCTCCCTTAGAAGTTTGCCGCTACTGAGAACAGATAAGACTTAGTGCTTGGATTGGCAAAGTAGTCCAAGCCGAACCCGGTCTGGATCCCTCCAACATTGACCTGGGGATCAACACCGACCAGTTCCTTGTACCATGCAAACAGGTTACGCGCTGTGGCTGTAACCGTAACTGAACTAAGCCTCGTCATCTCCCGGAAGGAAGGTGAAGTCAGTGTATAAGACAGCGACAACTCCTTGATGCGGGAGAAAGTAGCATCTTTAACGGAGAAGTTGTAGGCCTGGTTGTCTCCAAAACCGCCACCTATACCGTGACGATACCAAGTTTCATCCAGAATTACGTCACCACCTCCAAAATCATGTACTTTGCCCCGAATCGTCGTTCCGGATGCAACAATATCGCCATCATAGTTCACGAGATCTTGGGTGAGTGTTGTCCTTTCAGCTGTATCCATGGTGGTCCCAAAACGGCGCAGCACCCACTGTGTCCGGGGTGAATACCTGCCGCCTTGTGAATGTTCGAAAAGGATATTAAGTCTGAAGTTTTTCCAGTGGGCGTTCACACCAACAGTACCACGCCAGTCAGGGTTCGGATCACCGAGCACTATGGGCAAGGATGTGATCTGAGGAAAGCCGTTAGCATTGAGTATCAGTTTCCCATCCACGGTGCCATCTTCAGTCTGCGATCCAGTTCCATAGAGAGAACCGATGGGGAATCCGACTTTCGCAACGGAATTGACAGAGCCAGAACCTAAGTAAAGAACTTCCGTTCCGGCTAAGTCTAAGACTTCATTCTTATTGGTGGCCCAGTTGAAAGTGAGGTCAAAACCCATATTGGTCTGATTTATCATATTCCATGATCCGTCAAGCTCTATCCCACTGTTCTTCATCCTGGCTGCATTTTGGTACTGAGTGTCATAACCTGATGAGGGAGAAAGAGTAACATTGATGAGCATGTCATTTATCTCATTTTGATAGCTAGTGAAACTGAGCGAAAACTTGTCATCAAAGAAACGAAGATCTACACCAAACTCCGTTTCTGTCTTAATCTCAGGTTTCAGATTAGGATTCCCCTGATCATCATCCACACGGTACCCACCTCCCCACAAGCCAACAGTGAGAGGGTCACTATAGGTACTATATGCGAATCCACTCTCCGCAAGTGTTTCAAAGCGATGAGCAGACGGCCTTACACCCACTTGACCATAGGCTAATCTCAACTTGCCGAAACTGATGGGAAGCGCTCCGCTGACCATATCGGTAAACTGATAAGCTAGGTCAGCTGCAGGATAGAAATAGGATTCATTGATCGTGGAATGGTTTTCAAAAGCACCAGACATATTCAAATAGATCTGATTCATAGCGTCTATTGAGAGTATACCATATGTCCTCGTTGAGCGAATAAAGAGCCGGCTGTTAGAAACATCAGATGCGTCCGAGGATGTGTTTACATTGGTGGTATGTTTGTCAGTGTTCACCAGGAACCCCGTAATATGACTCTCTGCCGTACTGTAAGCACGATCATTCATATTGTAACCAACCGTCGCCAACATGGAAGCAGAGGAACCGAGTGATATATTTTGACGTGCAATGACGTCATAATTGGTTTCACGATTGGAGATTCTATCTATATCTAAGACACCGGGATTAAAGCCTGCTCCGGCAGAGCCGGGTGGAAAAAATCCTTCACGATTATCGGTAAAACCATCCAAACCAGCACGAAGAACGATATCTGTTCCGGCTTTGGGAGTGATGATCATTTCATTTGATAGGATTAGGCGATTGACGTTTGTCAGGTCCTCCTGCTCATTGATTGTCCAGAGAGGATTATTGTAAATCGGATTGGTACTTGGGCCACCAAGCTGGCGCCGATAGGCACGATGCCGGTTAGAATACTCAGTTTTACTCCCATCAGAAGCTACATCTACAAATGATCCTTTATAATGAGTAATGTCAAAGTCAGGTGCCGTTCTGAGAAGACCCAACAGAAGACCGGCCACATTTGAACCTCGCTGACTACGATTTGAGACAGTGTACGTATAACCAACTTTGGAGCTCATGGTCATCCAGTCAGAGAGCCTGAATTTTGTATTTAGTCTGATATTGTCACGATCATAAAATGAATTCCGGATTATTCCATCCTGGCGTAGGCGACCATAACTGAAAAGGTACGTTTTGGTGGCATCACCGCCGGAGACCTGAAAATTATCCTGAACATAGGTACCTGTTCTGAAGACCTGATCAAAATTTGAGTCTACAAAAAGATCTTTCGAGTTCTTCCCTGTAATTTTGTATTGGGTGAATGAGCCATCTTCAGAAACAAAATAGTCGCCGCCTGTATCCACGTCATCAGCCCCACCTTTACGGTCAGGTATATAATCACCCCAAGATTCTGCTTGAGTTCCCGCCTTTTCATTTCGTCCCTGACCCCAGACGGTCTGCATGGGCAGTCGTTCATGGATTTCATCGAACGACATGGTACGTGTGTAGTTCATTTTCATTTTACCTGCGGCGCCCTCTTTTGTAGTGATAACAATCACGCCATTAGCAGCCCTGGAACCCCATAGAGCCGCGGCAGAAGCGCCTTTCAATACTTCCACAGATCCAATATCGCCAACATTAAGATCATTCATTCGAGACTGCTGCGAAGTGCCCCCGAACCTTGAATGACCGGCATAAATCTGGGAATTGTTGATAGGGACACCATCAACAATAATGAGAGGCTGACTTGCACCTGAAATGGTGTTGTGTCCCCGGATCCTGATAGAAGTACCGGCACCCGCGTCACCACTTACAGCACTCACCATAACGTTAGAAGCTTTGGCCGCTAAAGAATTTGCAATTAACGATTCACCTGAGCGCGCCATATCACTTGCAGCAACAGGCACACTGCTTGATCCCTGCTGATCACGGTTAGCCCGGAAACCAAGGGCAGTCACACTAATGGCTTGCAATCCAATAGCATCAACGGCTAGAGTAAAGTTTTGTGCTACTGAACCACTCATTGGGACACTGACAGTTGCTGATGAACTCTGATATCCGATAAAGGACGCAGTTACCGTCACTGTTTGACCTGTCACCGTCCCGGCTGGTACATTAATTGTATACGAACCATCCAGCGCCACTGCTGTACCCAAACCGGTACCTTCCACAACAACATTTGCGCCCACCAGAGGATCGCCGTTGTTATCATTAACGGTACCTTCTATAGAAGACTGGGCATACAAAAATCCGGATATAACAAATAGAACAAAAGCACTTCGGAATGTCTTCATAGTAGTGATCTCCAAGTTATTCTTCAATTTTTTCTCCCCTAGTGAAGGGCGGTGAGATTACAATCTGTTTACATTGAATAAAACAAAAAAAGAATCTTTAAAGTATAAACCACTCAACAGGTTCTTGCCTGTGCCTTTGGCAACCTTCAACTCACCCTTTCGGATCGGCGCTAATTAAATCAGGCGAATGACTGTTTCAATAGGGAAATATAGTCGGGTGTCGTGCCGCAGCATCCTCCGATGACAGTTGCACCTATGTCGTGCCATTTCTGACATTCGTCTCGATACCTTTCGGCGGGATACTCATCGGTGAACATCCACTCCGGAGGATTGAATTTGCCAACGTGGGCATAAACGCCCAGAGGTCCGCCCCAGATGGGAGCCAGCTCTTCCAGACCGGCGGTGATGTGATCCGGTGGGGCGCAGTTGAGAAGAAGTACGTCTGGCTCGAGCGGTCCCATAGCGTCCACCACCTGAGCCATGGTTTCTCCGCCCAGTAGTTTTCCATCCTTGTAAGGGACGAAAGCGATCCAGGCCGGCTTTCCCACTTCTTGCGCCGCTTTCAGCGCCACTTCCCCTTCCGATGTAGAATTGAAAGTCTCGAACAGGAAGATATCCGCACCGGCGTCGGCGTAGTCGGAAAGTTCTTCAATATATTCGTCATAAATCTGTTCCACATCCGGTGTTTTGTCCGGCCGGAAACACCATTCGAGGGTTGTGATGGAAGCGGCGATGAATGTGTCTTTCTGACCGGCTTCCTTGCGTGCTTTGTCCGCAAGTTTTACTGAATCTTGGATCAGCTCCCTCGCCCTGTCCAGCAATCCTTCAGCGCCAGTAGCGTTCAAGTGGTCGTTGCTGGCAAAATGGGCACGGAAGCTCCGCTTACTGAGCTGAAAGGTGTTGGTGGTTATGACGTCTGCACCGGCATGAATATAGTCTTGATGAATCTCGAGGTTCATTTCCGGCTCACTTTTAAGCTGATGACTGGCCCAGGTGTGGCCCCGCCTCAGTATCTCTGTGCCAATGCCGCCGTCAAGCAGTACGATTTCTCTGTCATCAATTTGCTGTTTCAGTTGATCGTAACTCATAAGCTTATCCCATCTGTTCTCTGATGGCGGCGATGTGTTCTGATGTGGTTCCACTGGATCCACCCACAATTTTTGCACCGCTGGCAAACCATTTGCAGGCAACCTCGGCATATTGTTCCGGGGATGTAAGATCGGTATCCTCAAACCGTGGATAGAAATCTGGCTTCCAGCTGGGCGGACTGTATCTTCCGACAGTAGCTTGAGCGCCCGCTGGTGTGCCGTCCAAAACAGCAGAGAGATTATTGGTGATAATGGAGAGAGGCGCACCCGAGAGCAGGACCGCATCTGTACCCTCTTCCCGTGCAATGGCTGCCGCCTCCTTCAAGGGTTCTCCGCTTAAGAGATTGCCAGCTGTATCCGGGATAAGACTGACCCAGACAGGAAGTCCCGTTCCCTTTACCGCCCGGACTGCTGCCGTCATTTCCGTTATGTTGTTCATTCCTTCAAGGAGAATGAAGTTGGCACCGGCATTAGCCAGAAGCTCAGAACATTCCTGGTGATGGGCAGAACATTCGTCAGTGTCGGGGGAAAGGTCGGGCCGGAACGGGTGATTCACAGTAGATATGGAGCCGGCTATAGGGACCGTGCCCGTTTTATCGGTTTCCTGCAGCGCTTCTTTTGCAAGGGTCACAGCACGGCGACACAGGTCGGCAGCCTTCGTCTCAAGGTTGGGAGCACCAATCTCCGCCATGTGTTCGGCGTCGCGGAAAAAGTTGATAAAGTTTCGTTTGGTCAAGTTGAAGGTGTGGGAGGTAATCACATCGGCGCCGGCGTTGAGATAATCCACATGAATCTGCCGAATTACATCCGGTGCGTCTTCGATGCCATGCTGTCGCCAACGGACGCCGCGGCGCATCAACTCAGTACCTATAGCACCATCCATGATGAGATGGCTGTCATTGCTGAGAATTTCTTGGACTCGTGAATAACTCATCGTTTTGTCATCAGAAAAAAAGAATGGCAAAATTAAGAAACGCTGAATCCATTTACAATTGGATTGCTTCTGCCATTGAACGATACCCAGTATATATATGATATGGGGTGATTTTGGCTCGGTTAGTGAGTTTTACTAGCCACAAACAAAGGATGCGGTCGAGAAGGTTATCGTCTAATACTTTAAATGCAATCATACTGTTATTTAATCACCCTTTAATTTCGTCCAGACAGGTCCAGTTTAGCAAAAATGGTGCATAGTGTAATGTCCGAGAAAATATGCTGTTATGAAAAAACAAATTCCAGATTGTTGATGAATGAACTCAAATTTAAGAATTACTGGGGATTTCAGTCATGAAATTACCACCCATTCCATAGGGCCCCATCGGCATAATCCCATACCAGGAATGCCTGTAATCGGTAATCCCACA
Proteins encoded in this window:
- a CDS encoding SusD/RagB family nutrient-binding outer membrane lipoprotein translates to MNITKKELTVMKNLFSVSLVAILLVITSCEIPDDLNDNPNEITLSDIDARLFLNGAQLANTLVQCGHLNRISGMYSGQLTGFTSLYSNIYGYSLSTVESNDEWNLVYTGVITNTRHIRETAPNDNLLVGISKIMEAYAVGTMAILMGDVPYSEIGGEIDDPAFDSQVSVLNSLSSLLDEGISDLNSATSISEVYDIYFGGDKDNWIAAAYTLKARYALVQKDYSGALSAANNGISSSDGDLLHIPRGDASVNAGDKNLFNTILAGSRTGDLGTGNSYLMQLLNDSTDVYRGNDKTNETARFAYYQIDETSASGNLGVIEQFEPQPMVTYTENQLIKAEAAARTSGFSDGLTHLNAYRDWLSSGGRLNSNFDDSANYTYDVYVEADFESGGMENSDGVTKDKALLREIIEERYISGFGSFMPFNDHRRLRGAGETDLIPPFPLNNTAASQHVERVPYAQDELTSNENAPSDPGLYAATEVNK
- a CDS encoding SusC/RagA family TonB-linked outer membrane protein, producing the protein MKNNLEITTMKTFRSAFVLFVISGFLYAQSSIEGTVNDNNGDPLVGANVVVEGTGLGTAVALDGSYTINVPAGTVTGQTVTVTASFIGYQSSSATVSVPMSGSVAQNFTLAVDAIGLQAISVTALGFRANRDQQGSSSVPVAASDMARSGESLIANSLAAKASNVMVSAVSGDAGAGTSIRIRGHNTISGASQPLIIVDGVPINNSQIYAGHSRFGGTSQQSRMNDLNVGDIGSVEVLKGASAAALWGSRAANGVIVITTKEGAAGKMKMNYTRTMSFDEIHERLPMQTVWGQGRNEKAGTQAESWGDYIPDRKGGADDVDTGGDYFVSEDGSFTQYKITGKNSKDLFVDSNFDQVFRTGTYVQDNFQVSGGDATKTYLFSYGRLRQDGIIRNSFYDRDNIRLNTKFRLSDWMTMSSKVGYTYTVSNRSQRGSNVAGLLLGLLRTAPDFDITHYKGSFVDVASDGSKTEYSNRHRAYRRQLGGPSTNPIYNNPLWTINEQEDLTNVNRLILSNEMIITPKAGTDIVLRAGLDGFTDNREGFFPPGSAGAGFNPGVLDIDRISNRETNYDVIARQNISLGSSASMLATVGYNMNDRAYSTAESHITGFLVNTDKHTTNVNTSSDASDVSNSRLFIRSTRTYGILSIDAMNQIYLNMSGAFENHSTINESYFYPAADLAYQFTDMVSGALPISFGKLRLAYGQVGVRPSAHRFETLAESGFAYSTYSDPLTVGLWGGGYRVDDDQGNPNLKPEIKTETEFGVDLRFFDDKFSLSFTSYQNEINDMLINVTLSPSSGYDTQYQNAARMKNSGIELDGSWNMINQTNMGFDLTFNWATNKNEVLDLAGTEVLYLGSGSVNSVAKVGFPIGSLYGTGSQTEDGTVDGKLILNANGFPQITSLPIVLGDPNPDWRGTVGVNAHWKNFRLNILFEHSQGGRYSPRTQWVLRRFGTTMDTAERTTLTQDLVNYDGDIVASGTTIRGKVHDFGGGDVILDETWYRHGIGGGFGDNQAYNFSVKDATFSRIKELSLSYTLTSPSFREMTRLSSVTVTATARNLFAWYKELVGVDPQVNVGGIQTGFGLDYFANPSTKSYLFSVAANF
- a CDS encoding homocysteine S-methyltransferase family protein; the protein is MPRLPANGLPAVQKLWVDPVEPHQNTSPPSENRWDKLMSYDQLKQQIDDREIVLLDGGIGTEILRRGHTWASHQLKSEPEMNLEIHQDYIHAGADVITTNTFQLSKRSFRAHFASNDHLNATGAEGLLDRARELIQDSVKLADKARKEAGQKDTFIAASITTLEWCFRPDKTPDVEQIYDEYIEELSDYADAGADIFLFETFNSTSEGEVALKAAQEVGKPAWIAFVPYKDGKLLGGETMAQVVDAMGPLEPDVLLLNCAPPDHITAGLEELAPIWGGPLGVYAHVGKFNPPEWMFTDEYPAERYRDECQKWHDIGATVIGGCCGTTPDYISLLKQSFA
- a CDS encoding homocysteine S-methyltransferase family protein: MSYSRVQEILSNDSHLIMDGAIGTELMRRGVRWRQHGIEDAPDVIRQIHVDYLNAGADVITSHTFNLTKRNFINFFRDAEHMAEIGAPNLETKAADLCRRAVTLAKEALQETDKTGTVPIAGSISTVNHPFRPDLSPDTDECSAHHQECSELLANAGANFILLEGMNNITEMTAAVRAVKGTGLPVWVSLIPDTAGNLLSGEPLKEAAAIAREEGTDAVLLSGAPLSIITNNLSAVLDGTPAGAQATVGRYSPPSWKPDFYPRFEDTDLTSPEQYAEVACKWFASGAKIVGGSSGTTSEHIAAIREQMG